From a region of the uncultured Desulfovibrio sp. genome:
- the pheS gene encoding phenylalanine--tRNA ligase subunit alpha, with the protein MDLISALESLVPELEKGLGQASSLDALEALRVDVLGRKGRIAQIMAQLPSLAPAERPAVGQTANSVKERCNALFEARKAALEAGREAEALRRFDPSVPGRAPWRGSLHPTTLVTEEICQIFQNLGFDVASGPEVEIDYYNFEALNMPPEHPARDMQDTLYVTEKVLMRTHTSPVQARTMLARKPPLAVIAPGKVYRRDSDLTHTPMFHQIEGLMVGEGISMAHLRGTLTAFVRAVFGAETQVRFRPSFFPFTEPSAEVDISCCMCGGKGHIGDAPCRVCKTTGWVEILGCGMVDPAVFEAVGYPADVSGFAFGMGVERVTMLKYGIGDLRMFFENDVRFLGQFAR; encoded by the coding sequence ATGGATCTGATTTCTGCACTGGAAAGCCTGGTTCCCGAACTTGAAAAAGGTCTGGGCCAGGCTTCTTCGTTGGATGCCCTTGAGGCTTTGCGCGTGGATGTTCTGGGCCGCAAGGGCCGCATAGCCCAGATCATGGCCCAGTTGCCCTCGTTGGCCCCGGCAGAGCGCCCCGCCGTGGGCCAGACCGCCAACAGCGTCAAAGAGCGCTGCAACGCACTGTTTGAAGCCCGCAAGGCCGCTCTTGAGGCTGGGCGCGAGGCCGAAGCACTGCGCCGTTTCGATCCTTCCGTCCCCGGTCGCGCGCCCTGGCGCGGCAGCCTGCATCCCACCACTCTGGTGACGGAAGAAATCTGCCAGATTTTTCAAAATTTGGGATTTGACGTGGCTTCCGGCCCGGAAGTGGAAATCGACTACTACAATTTTGAAGCCCTGAACATGCCGCCCGAGCATCCCGCCCGCGACATGCAGGATACCCTGTATGTCACCGAAAAGGTGCTCATGCGCACGCACACCTCGCCCGTGCAGGCCCGCACCATGCTGGCGCGCAAGCCTCCTCTGGCCGTCATTGCCCCCGGCAAGGTGTACCGGCGCGACAGCGACCTCACCCACACCCCCATGTTCCATCAGATCGAAGGCCTCATGGTGGGCGAGGGCATCAGCATGGCCCATCTGCGCGGCACGCTCACAGCCTTTGTGCGCGCGGTCTTTGGCGCTGAAACCCAAGTGCGCTTCCGCCCCAGCTTCTTCCCCTTTACCGAACCTTCGGCAGAAGTGGACATCTCCTGCTGCATGTGCGGCGGCAAGGGTCACATTGGCGATGCGCCCTGCCGCGTGTGCAAAACCACGGGCTGGGTTGAAATCCTTGGTTGCGGCATGGTCGACCCTGCCGTGTTTGAAGCCGTGGGCTATCCGGCGGACGTCAGCGGCTTTGCCTTTGGCATGGGCGTGGAACGCGTGACCATGCTCAAGTACGGCATTGGCGATCTGCGGATGTTTTTTGAAAACGACGTGCGCTTTCTTGGCCAGTTTGCCCGGTAG
- the rpe gene encoding ribulose-phosphate 3-epimerase, with protein sequence MILSPSLLSADFARLAEELGALEAAGVTWLHLDVMDGAFVPNITFGPPLIKALRSVSGLFFDVHLMVNDPARYIADFHKAGADMLVIHAEADKHPQRTLTAIRAMGCKAGLALNPGTDVNAARWLAADMDMLLLMSVNPGFSGQAFIPATFDKIRAARQMLDANGGAEALIQIDGGVCPENTAQLVDAGAEVLVSGSAFFGHKPYDKRLAAFMAPLAGRTPRHAEDALRRRAANHITQK encoded by the coding sequence ATGATCTTATCGCCCTCATTGCTGTCTGCCGATTTTGCCCGTCTGGCCGAAGAGCTTGGCGCCCTTGAGGCCGCCGGAGTCACCTGGCTGCATCTGGACGTGATGGACGGGGCTTTTGTGCCCAACATCACCTTTGGTCCCCCGCTGATAAAGGCTCTACGGTCTGTCAGCGGGCTTTTTTTTGACGTGCACCTCATGGTGAATGATCCGGCCCGCTATATTGCCGACTTCCACAAGGCAGGGGCAGACATGCTGGTCATCCATGCCGAGGCCGACAAGCACCCGCAGCGCACGCTCACGGCCATCCGGGCCATGGGCTGCAAGGCGGGGCTTGCCCTCAACCCCGGCACGGATGTGAATGCTGCCCGCTGGCTGGCGGCGGATATGGACATGCTGCTGCTCATGAGCGTGAACCCCGGTTTTTCGGGTCAGGCATTCATCCCCGCCACGTTTGACAAAATCCGCGCCGCCCGGCAGATGCTTGACGCCAACGGCGGGGCAGAGGCGCTCATCCAGATCGACGGCGGCGTGTGCCCAGAAAACACGGCCCAGCTTGTGGACGCCGGGGCGGAAGTTCTTGTATCCGGCTCGGCCTTTTTTGGCCACAAACCTTACGACAAACGGCTTGCCGCCTTTATGGCTCCGCTTGCGGGCAGAACGCCCCGCCATGCGGAAGATGCCCTGAGACGCCGCGCCGCCAACCATATCACGCAAAAATAG
- the infC gene encoding translation initiation factor IF-3, with product MRFRRDMPQDGVRRNEMIRAREVRVIAADGEQLGILQRNDAIDRAKEAGMDLVEVASTSEPPVCRIMDYGKFKYEQQKKKQEAKKRQAVVQIKEIKVRPKTDDHDYETKVRHIRRFLEEGDRCKITVFFRGREIVHKDRGMAILERVVQDLADIAKVDQEARAEGRTLQMMLVPKKQS from the coding sequence ATGAGATTCCGTCGCGACATGCCACAGGACGGCGTGCGTCGCAACGAGATGATCCGCGCCCGTGAAGTGCGCGTGATCGCCGCCGATGGCGAGCAGCTTGGAATTCTGCAACGCAACGATGCTATTGACCGGGCCAAAGAAGCCGGCATGGATCTTGTGGAAGTGGCTTCCACTTCTGAACCGCCCGTTTGTCGCATAATGGACTACGGCAAGTTCAAGTACGAACAGCAGAAAAAGAAGCAGGAAGCCAAAAAGCGGCAGGCCGTGGTGCAGATTAAGGAAATCAAGGTTCGTCCCAAAACCGATGACCATGATTACGAAACCAAGGTCCGCCACATCCGCCGTTTTCTTGAAGAGGGTGACCGCTGTAAGATTACGGTGTTTTTCAGGGGCCGCGAAATTGTGCATAAAGATCGCGGCATGGCCATTCTTGAACGGGTTGTGCAAGACCTTGCCGATATCGCCAAGGTGGATCAGGAAGCCCGCGCTGAAGGCCGCACCTTGCAGATGATGCTGGTGCCCAAAAAGCAGTCGTAG
- the rplT gene encoding 50S ribosomal protein L20, whose amino-acid sequence MRVKRGLASHRRHKKYLNAAKGFRGGRSRLYRTAREAVERSMQYSYVGRKLRKRDFRTLWILRINAGARLSGLSYSRFMHGLKLAGIELNRKVLADLAVYHKDDFAKIVDLAKTALN is encoded by the coding sequence ATGCGTGTGAAGAGAGGTCTTGCAAGTCATCGTCGTCATAAGAAATATTTGAACGCAGCCAAGGGTTTTCGTGGTGGTCGCAGCCGTCTGTACCGCACCGCGCGCGAGGCTGTGGAACGCTCGATGCAGTATTCCTATGTGGGCCGCAAGCTGAGGAAACGCGATTTCCGCACTCTGTGGATTCTCCGCATCAACGCCGGCGCGCGTCTGAGCGGTCTTTCCTACAGCCGTTTCATGCACGGCCTCAAGCTGGCTGGCATTGAACTGAACCGCAAGGTTCTGGCTGACCTTGCCGTGTATCACAAGGACGACTTCGCCAAGATCGTCGATCTGGCCAAGACCGCTCTGAATTAA
- the tkt gene encoding transketolase: MPTRRQCANAIRALAMDAIEKARSGHPGAPLGMADMAEALWRHGFKHNPSNPRWFDRDRFVLSNGHASMLLYALLHLTGYDLPMEELRNFRQWGAKTAGHPEYEPDLGIEMTTGPLGQGISSAVGMALAESMLAARYNTPEHTVVDHHTYVFTGDGCLMEGVSHEACSLAGTWGLGKLIALYDSNGISIDGKIDGWFNEDVAARFRAYHWQVIGPINGHDAAALDAAIAEAKADHSRPSLIICRTHIGFGSPKADSASCHGSPLGDDGIAATRAALGWTEEPFTVPQDLYSAWDAREKGKAAEAAWEHTYAAYAKANPELAAEFTRRMRGELPEDWAAIARGMIEEAVSKAETTATRVASKKTLECLVPRLPELVGGSADLTGSVGTLTSASEHMDVQTHKGNYVSYGVREFGMSAIMNGFALHGGFIPYAGTFMSFADQAKNALRLAAIMGIRAVWVLTHDSIGVGEDGPTHQPVEQLGMLRLMPNFNLWRPCDTVETAVAWRSALESAHTPTGLSLSRQNLPFCQRDAAQVEAIARGGYVLRDCEGTPEIILIATGSEVSLALEAADQLTADGRKARVVSMPCAEIFDAQDAAYKESVLPRGVRARIAIEAAAADYWRKYVGLDGAVVGMERFGASAPAKIIFERLGFTVAHVLEVAEGLFRQLGK; this comes from the coding sequence ATGCCCACCCGCAGACAGTGCGCCAATGCCATCCGCGCCCTTGCCATGGACGCCATTGAAAAAGCCCGCTCCGGTCACCCCGGCGCACCTCTGGGTATGGCCGACATGGCCGAAGCCCTGTGGCGTCATGGTTTCAAGCACAATCCGAGCAACCCCCGCTGGTTTGACCGCGACCGCTTTGTGCTTTCCAACGGCCATGCCTCCATGCTGCTCTATGCCTTGCTGCACCTCACGGGCTATGATCTGCCCATGGAGGAACTGCGCAATTTCCGCCAGTGGGGAGCCAAAACCGCAGGGCACCCCGAATACGAGCCTGATCTGGGTATTGAAATGACCACTGGCCCGCTGGGGCAGGGTATTTCTTCCGCCGTGGGCATGGCGCTGGCCGAAAGCATGCTGGCCGCCCGCTACAACACTCCCGAGCACACGGTTGTGGATCACCACACCTATGTGTTCACGGGCGACGGCTGCCTCATGGAAGGCGTTTCGCACGAAGCCTGCTCGTTGGCTGGCACCTGGGGCCTGGGCAAGCTCATTGCCCTTTATGACTCCAACGGTATTTCCATTGACGGCAAGATTGACGGCTGGTTCAACGAAGACGTGGCGGCCCGCTTCCGCGCCTACCACTGGCAGGTCATCGGCCCCATCAACGGGCATGACGCCGCCGCTCTGGACGCCGCCATTGCTGAGGCCAAGGCCGATCACAGCCGTCCCAGCCTGATCATCTGCCGCACCCACATTGGTTTTGGTTCGCCCAAGGCCGATTCCGCATCCTGCCACGGTTCGCCCCTTGGTGATGATGGCATTGCAGCTACCCGCGCGGCTCTGGGCTGGACCGAAGAACCCTTTACAGTGCCGCAGGATCTGTATTCCGCGTGGGACGCGCGTGAAAAGGGCAAGGCTGCCGAGGCCGCCTGGGAGCATACCTATGCCGCCTACGCCAAGGCCAATCCCGAGCTTGCCGCTGAATTTACCCGCCGTATGCGCGGCGAACTGCCCGAAGACTGGGCCGCCATAGCGCGCGGCATGATTGAAGAAGCCGTGAGCAAGGCCGAAACCACGGCAACGCGCGTGGCCTCCAAGAAAACCCTTGAATGCCTCGTGCCCCGCCTGCCCGAACTTGTGGGCGGCTCCGCCGACCTCACCGGCTCCGTAGGTACGCTGACCAGCGCCTCCGAGCATATGGACGTGCAGACCCACAAGGGCAACTATGTTTCCTACGGCGTGCGCGAATTCGGCATGAGCGCCATCATGAACGGCTTTGCCCTGCACGGTGGGTTCATCCCCTACGCGGGTACGTTCATGTCCTTTGCTGATCAGGCCAAGAACGCCCTGCGCTTGGCCGCCATCATGGGCATCCGCGCCGTGTGGGTGCTGACGCACGACTCCATCGGCGTGGGCGAAGACGGCCCCACGCACCAGCCTGTGGAACAGCTCGGCATGCTGCGCCTCATGCCCAATTTCAATCTGTGGCGTCCCTGCGACACGGTGGAAACCGCCGTGGCCTGGCGCAGCGCCCTTGAAAGCGCGCATACGCCCACCGGGCTTTCGCTCTCACGTCAAAATCTGCCTTTCTGCCAGCGCGACGCCGCCCAGGTGGAAGCCATTGCGCGCGGCGGCTATGTGCTGCGCGACTGCGAAGGCACACCCGAGATCATCCTTATCGCCACTGGTTCAGAAGTGTCGCTTGCCCTTGAAGCCGCTGACCAGCTTACCGCAGATGGCCGCAAGGCCCGCGTGGTCTCCATGCCCTGCGCTGAGATTTTTGACGCGCAGGACGCAGCCTACAAGGAAAGCGTACTGCCCCGTGGCGTGCGCGCCCGCATTGCCATTGAAGCCGCCGCTGCGGATTACTGGCGCAAGTACGTGGGCCTGGACGGCGCGGTGGTGGGCATGGAGCGCTTTGGCGCTTCCGCCCCTGCCAAGATCATTTTTGAGCGTCTGGGCTTTACCGTGGCGCATGTGCTGGAAGTGGCGGAAGGCCTTTTCCGGCAGCTTGGGAAGTAA
- the rpmI gene encoding 50S ribosomal protein L35 produces the protein MPKIKTRRSAAKRFSQTGSGKFKRRRQNLRHILTKKAASRKMRLGQSTLVDQTNEKAVRRMLPNG, from the coding sequence ATGCCCAAGATCAAAACCCGGCGTTCCGCCGCCAAGCGTTTTTCGCAGACCGGCAGCGGCAAGTTCAAGCGTCGCCGCCAGAACCTGCGCCACATTCTGACCAAGAAGGCCGCCAGCCGCAAAATGCGCTTGGGTCAGTCCACCCTGGTGGATCAGACCAACGAAAAGGCTGTGCGTCGGATGCTGCCCAACGGATAG
- a CDS encoding translation initiation factor IF-2 produces the protein MPSVMIPISGSNARMRAGRLTALPVCIVLLGLLAAASLLPGSPCWLAADEAHAASAYTPRHSGMDAPGEPKRIETLPSKNAGRTAEGGMGYTDAYGNTIDDRQPEEKPAPKRPRPGAYGVGAGQSERYERPLPDPQNQTPAWSFK, from the coding sequence ATGCCCAGCGTCATGATCCCCATATCTGGCAGCAATGCCCGCATGCGCGCAGGCCGCCTTACGGCCTTGCCCGTGTGTATTGTATTGCTGGGCCTGTTGGCGGCGGCATCTCTGTTGCCCGGCAGCCCGTGCTGGCTGGCGGCGGATGAAGCTCACGCCGCCTCAGCCTACACCCCGCGCCATTCGGGCATGGATGCGCCGGGCGAACCCAAGCGCATCGAAACCTTGCCCAGCAAGAACGCAGGGCGCACGGCAGAAGGCGGCATGGGCTATACGGACGCTTACGGCAACACCATTGACGACCGCCAGCCGGAAGAAAAACCCGCTCCCAAACGCCCAAGACCTGGGGCCTACGGTGTGGGCGCGGGCCAGAGCGAGCGCTACGAGCGCCCACTGCCCGATCCGCAAAATCAGACTCCTGCCTGGAGTTTCAAATAA
- the pheT gene encoding phenylalanine--tRNA ligase subunit beta, whose amino-acid sequence MLLSLSWLREFTPYEGTAEALGDRLTMLGLELEDISRPYDAISSIVVGHVVSCDNHPESDHLHVCKVDAGQGELLDIVCGAPNVAAGQKVPVALVGTKMPDGMMIKKAKLRGAPSFGMICSERELGLTEDHTGIMVLPESFVVGKPLVEQLELDREVLDISITPNRADCLSVLGLARETALACNLPLSIPELPLELDSGAEVLVPIDIDDPEHCWLYSGRVITGVKIGPSPMRLRHRLHAVGVRPISNIVDVTNYILFECGQPLHSFDMDKLEGGRIVVRRAQEGDTFTTLDGQERALTAADLCIRDGARAVALAGVMGGLNSEISDASTNVFLESAVFKPATIRKTSRRLGLSSEASYRFERGIDQQRTVWALDRACAMMAAVSGGRVQRGLSINEPRLFKAASIEFRPARADSLLGVQLGADFDEKVLTGMGCNVDKGESSPVWRVSQPSWRPDLTREADLIEEVGRVHGLDTIAPVLPAIARNLDRAGEPESRYGFWSRLKHWGAGLGLNEAVNYSFVGHKDMDHLAMPREGRISIMNPLSAEQDALRTALAPGLMYDLRNNLAQGAQGLRLFELANIFEADASSETTARETGMLGVLLYGARYDTAWPQAEGDMDYADLKGVVENLLHYLHLEAPIYELAQKHAFLLPCVNIFVDGRAVGFMGRVKPAMADEYHARKDVWLAEMNLDILRELHDAATVRFAPLPVYPPVRRDITVTAGPGLKVADITAHVQGLKLPLLDGVTLVDCFEPKTEQGGEPLRNLTFRLTFRHAERTLKDTEVDKEREKVAQSLVSALGVKI is encoded by the coding sequence ATGCTGCTCTCACTTTCATGGCTGCGTGAATTTACTCCGTATGAAGGAACGGCTGAGGCGCTGGGCGACCGCCTGACCATGCTCGGCCTTGAGCTGGAAGACATCAGCCGGCCCTACGATGCCATAAGCTCCATTGTGGTGGGGCATGTGGTTTCGTGCGACAATCATCCGGAATCCGACCATCTGCACGTCTGCAAGGTGGACGCCGGGCAGGGCGAGCTGCTTGATATCGTTTGCGGCGCCCCCAATGTTGCTGCAGGCCAGAAAGTGCCTGTGGCCCTGGTGGGCACCAAGATGCCCGACGGCATGATGATCAAAAAGGCCAAACTGCGCGGCGCGCCTTCTTTTGGCATGATCTGCTCCGAGCGCGAACTGGGCCTGACCGAAGACCACACCGGCATCATGGTGCTGCCCGAAAGTTTTGTGGTGGGCAAACCTCTGGTGGAGCAGCTTGAGCTTGACCGCGAAGTGCTGGATATTTCCATCACGCCCAACCGCGCCGACTGTCTTTCAGTGCTTGGCCTTGCGCGCGAAACCGCCCTGGCCTGCAACCTGCCGCTCTCCATCCCCGAGCTGCCGCTGGAGCTGGACTCCGGCGCAGAAGTGCTGGTGCCCATTGATATTGATGACCCCGAGCACTGCTGGCTGTATTCCGGCCGCGTCATCACGGGCGTCAAGATCGGGCCTTCGCCCATGCGCCTGCGTCACCGTCTGCATGCAGTGGGTGTGCGCCCCATTTCCAATATCGTGGACGTGACCAACTATATTCTGTTTGAATGCGGTCAGCCCTTGCACTCCTTTGACATGGACAAGCTGGAAGGCGGCCGCATCGTGGTGCGCCGCGCGCAGGAAGGCGATACCTTTACCACCCTTGACGGGCAGGAACGCGCGCTCACCGCAGCCGACCTCTGCATCCGCGACGGCGCTCGCGCCGTGGCTCTTGCTGGCGTTATGGGCGGCCTGAACAGCGAAATCTCCGATGCCAGCACCAATGTGTTTCTGGAAAGTGCGGTCTTCAAACCCGCCACCATCCGCAAAACATCACGCCGTCTGGGCCTCTCGTCCGAAGCGTCCTACCGCTTTGAGCGCGGCATCGACCAGCAGCGCACCGTGTGGGCGCTTGACCGAGCCTGCGCCATGATGGCCGCCGTCAGCGGCGGGCGTGTACAGCGCGGCCTTTCCATCAACGAGCCCCGCCTCTTCAAGGCGGCCAGCATTGAATTCCGTCCCGCGCGGGCCGATTCCCTGCTGGGTGTGCAGCTTGGCGCGGACTTTGACGAAAAGGTGCTCACCGGCATGGGCTGCAATGTGGACAAGGGCGAAAGCAGCCCCGTGTGGCGCGTCAGCCAGCCCTCCTGGCGGCCCGACCTCACCCGTGAGGCTGATCTGATCGAAGAAGTAGGCCGCGTGCACGGGCTGGATACCATTGCCCCCGTGCTGCCCGCTATTGCCCGCAACCTCGACCGCGCAGGCGAGCCGGAATCCCGTTACGGATTCTGGTCGCGCCTCAAGCACTGGGGCGCTGGCCTTGGCCTCAACGAAGCGGTGAACTACAGCTTTGTGGGCCACAAGGATATGGATCATCTTGCCATGCCGCGCGAGGGCCGCATTTCCATCATGAACCCGCTCTCGGCGGAGCAGGATGCCCTGCGCACCGCCCTGGCCCCCGGCCTCATGTACGATCTGCGCAACAACCTCGCCCAGGGAGCGCAGGGGCTGCGGCTGTTTGAACTTGCCAATATTTTTGAAGCTGACGCCTCCTCTGAAACCACCGCCCGCGAAACGGGCATGCTGGGCGTGCTCCTGTATGGCGCGCGCTACGACACGGCCTGGCCCCAGGCTGAGGGCGACATGGATTATGCCGACCTCAAGGGCGTGGTGGAAAACCTGCTGCACTATCTGCATCTTGAAGCGCCCATCTATGAACTGGCTCAGAAGCATGCCTTTTTGCTGCCCTGCGTGAATATCTTTGTGGATGGCCGCGCCGTGGGCTTCATGGGTCGGGTCAAGCCCGCCATGGCCGATGAATATCATGCCCGCAAGGACGTGTGGCTGGCTGAAATGAACCTCGACATCCTGCGTGAACTGCACGATGCCGCCACGGTGCGCTTTGCGCCCCTGCCGGTGTATCCGCCCGTGCGGCGCGACATTACCGTGACCGCCGGGCCGGGCCTCAAGGTGGCCGACATCACTGCCCATGTGCAGGGGCTCAAGCTGCCTTTGCTGGACGGAGTGACTCTGGTCGACTGCTTTGAACCCAAGACGGAGCAGGGCGGGGAACCCTTGCGCAACCTGACCTTCCGGCTCACGTTCCGCCATGCGGAGCGTACCCTCAAGGATACGGAAGTGGACAAGGAGCGGGAGAAGGTGGCACAGTCGCTTGTAAGCGCTCTGGGCGTAAAGATCTAA
- the thrS gene encoding threonine--tRNA ligase produces MEVRVEGQMVEAGDSVASVLQKALSGKKFKAAVAARADNGALLDLSAPLPAGCVELAPVYADSPEGLQMIRHSTAHVMAAAVKRLFPTAKVTIGPSIDTGFYYDFDVEKPFSSEDFPAIEAEMQRIADARVPFTCKVLPKAEAVEVFRNMGEAYKVELIESIDADTVSLYTCGDFTDLCRGPHVPHTGFAKAAKLMSVAGAYWRGDEKNRMLSRIYGTAFADQKALDAYLKQLEEAKRRDHRKLGRELSLFTFKEDVAPGMVFWLPRGMMVRTILEDFWRREHLKRGYEIVQGPQLLRVETWQKSGHYDHYRENMYFTQIEEDAYGVKPMNCISHMLIYGNELHSYRDLPQRYFELGVVHRHEKSGVLHGLLRVRQFTQDDAHILCAPEQLEGEILEVIHLIRDLMNLFGFQYKVAVSTRPESSIGTDEAWELATNALTKAVEKAGLPYEINEGDGAFYGPKIDVRLLDCIGREWQCSTIQVDFTLPERFDLTYVGQDGEKHRPVMVHRAIMGSLERFIGILVENFAGALPTWLAPEQARLLTVTEAGDEATLKMCEELKAMGIRATADTRNEKLGFKVREAQLAKVPYILVVGEKEVQAGGANVRLRNGDNMGLKSVAEIAALIRTDAEEPFKQGGMRYSFA; encoded by the coding sequence ATGGAAGTCCGTGTGGAAGGGCAGATGGTGGAAGCCGGTGACTCCGTTGCTTCTGTCCTGCAAAAAGCCTTGAGCGGCAAAAAGTTCAAGGCGGCTGTGGCCGCACGCGCCGATAATGGCGCTCTGCTGGATCTTTCCGCCCCCCTGCCTGCTGGCTGCGTCGAGCTTGCGCCCGTGTACGCCGACTCGCCCGAGGGGCTGCAAATGATCCGCCATTCCACCGCCCACGTCATGGCGGCGGCGGTCAAGCGTCTCTTCCCCACTGCCAAGGTCACTATCGGCCCCTCCATCGACACCGGATTTTACTACGACTTTGACGTGGAAAAGCCCTTTTCCAGCGAAGATTTCCCCGCTATCGAAGCGGAAATGCAGCGTATTGCCGATGCGCGCGTACCCTTCACCTGTAAGGTGCTGCCCAAGGCGGAAGCTGTTGAAGTGTTCCGCAATATGGGCGAAGCTTACAAGGTTGAGCTGATTGAGAGCATCGATGCCGACACGGTGTCGCTCTATACATGCGGAGATTTCACGGATCTGTGCCGTGGCCCCCACGTGCCGCACACGGGTTTTGCCAAGGCGGCAAAGCTCATGAGCGTGGCCGGGGCCTATTGGCGCGGTGATGAAAAGAACCGCATGCTTTCCCGCATTTACGGCACTGCCTTTGCCGACCAGAAGGCTCTGGACGCCTACCTGAAGCAGCTTGAAGAAGCCAAGCGCCGCGACCACCGCAAGCTTGGCCGCGAGTTGAGCCTCTTCACCTTCAAGGAAGATGTGGCCCCCGGCATGGTCTTCTGGTTGCCCAGAGGCATGATGGTGCGTACCATCCTTGAAGACTTCTGGCGGCGCGAGCATCTCAAGCGCGGATACGAAATCGTGCAGGGGCCGCAGTTGCTGCGCGTGGAAACGTGGCAGAAATCCGGCCACTACGACCACTACCGCGAAAATATGTATTTTACGCAGATCGAGGAAGACGCCTACGGCGTCAAGCCCATGAACTGCATCTCGCATATGCTCATTTACGGCAACGAGTTGCACAGCTACCGCGATCTGCCCCAGCGTTATTTTGAACTGGGCGTGGTGCACCGCCACGAAAAGAGCGGCGTGCTGCACGGGTTGTTGCGCGTGCGCCAGTTCACGCAGGACGATGCCCATATTCTGTGCGCGCCCGAGCAGCTTGAGGGCGAAATTCTTGAGGTCATCCATCTTATCCGCGACCTCATGAATCTCTTCGGCTTCCAGTACAAGGTTGCCGTTTCCACCCGGCCCGAGAGCAGCATCGGCACGGACGAAGCCTGGGAGCTTGCCACCAACGCGCTCACCAAGGCTGTGGAAAAGGCCGGACTGCCCTATGAGATCAATGAGGGCGACGGCGCGTTCTACGGCCCCAAAATTGACGTTCGACTGCTTGACTGCATTGGCCGTGAATGGCAATGCTCAACGATACAGGTTGATTTTACCCTGCCGGAGCGTTTTGACCTCACCTATGTAGGGCAGGACGGCGAAAAGCACCGTCCGGTCATGGTGCACCGGGCTATCATGGGGTCGCTTGAGCGGTTCATCGGCATTCTCGTTGAGAACTTTGCCGGTGCACTGCCCACATGGCTTGCGCCCGAGCAGGCCCGTCTGCTTACCGTGACGGAAGCGGGCGATGAAGCCACCCTCAAAATGTGCGAAGAACTCAAGGCGATGGGCATTCGCGCCACCGCCGATACCCGCAACGAGAAACTGGGCTTCAAGGTGCGCGAGGCGCAGCTGGCCAAGGTTCCGTATATTCTGGTGGTGGGGGAAAAAGAAGTGCAGGCGGGCGGCGCCAATGTGCGCCTGCGCAATGGGGACAATATGGGGCTCAAATCCGTAGCGGAAATCGCCGCGCTGATCCGGACGGATGCCGAAGAGCCTTTCAAACAAGGAGGGATGCGCTATAGCTTCGCCTAA
- a CDS encoding MerR family transcriptional regulator, whose translation MSDHTPDNTYRIGEVAELLDLKTHVLRFWETEFPQLAPLRTGKGQRLYTEENVALLRRIRQLLHEQGMTIEGARRVLAGSAVVDESLPERVAAVPDPDFMRMLQRELISLRRLLSEK comes from the coding sequence ATGTCGGACCACACGCCCGACAATACCTACCGCATAGGTGAGGTCGCAGAACTGCTCGACCTCAAAACCCATGTGTTGCGCTTCTGGGAAACGGAGTTTCCCCAGTTGGCGCCGCTGCGCACCGGTAAGGGGCAGCGCCTGTACACGGAAGAAAACGTGGCCCTCTTGCGTCGTATCCGGCAGTTGTTGCACGAGCAGGGCATGACCATTGAAGGCGCGCGCCGCGTACTTGCGGGCAGCGCCGTGGTGGATGAAAGCCTGCCCGAACGCGTGGCGGCGGTGCCGGACCCGGATTTTATGCGTATGCTCCAGCGGGAGTTGATCTCGTTACGCCGCCTGCTCAGCGAAAAATAG